GTCCTAATACACCACCTCTCAACCAACCGGTATGTCAAACCTTGATAATCCTTTCTATCTAGTCAATGCATTTTTAATCACTTCAATTCAAATACTTGGAGACTAGCCCCTCATTAATTGATTTGAGTCAGCAAGAATCCCCTCATTTAAATTCGATCCCAAAACCCATCTGATGAGACTTTACCAGCAAAGATAAAACGTCACCAATCAAAACAGAGCATTGACTGGAATACAATTAATAGACTGGTTTTTTAATTTGACAAACATATTATCATCATGCTTTTATTTTCACTCTATGTTAATATCtgcaattttatttatacaatGTATTCAACGCTCTCAGAGGTTCTCATGTTACAGGAGATCAGGGATGGCCAACTTCTGCTTTCCTTGGGCGGCAACCTCCGGTCTCTCGTCTTGAAGAATTGCATGTCACTATTGAAACTATTCCCACTTAGTTTGTTACAGAATTTGGAAGAACTAATAGTGGAAAACTGTGGTCAGCTGGAACACGTATTTGATCTTGAAGAGCTAAATGTTGATGATGGGCATGTTGAGCTCCTCCCTAAATTAGGAGAACTGAGGTTGATTGGTCTACCAAAGTTGAGGCATATATGCAACTGTGGCAGCTCCAAAAATCATTTCCTTTCTTCCATGGCTTCTGCTCTTGTAGGCAATATCATATTCCCTAAATTAAGCGATATTACACTGGAATCTTTGCCCAACCTCACAAGCTTCGTCTCCCCTGGATATCATTCCCTCCAAAGGCTTCACCATGCAGACCTTGATACCCCCTTCCCGGTGTTCTTTGATGAAAGGGTCAGTTTATCTCTCAGAATCCATTTCCTTTTAACATTGTTATCAATCAAATTATtggaggaaaataaagaaaatttagattGAGCTGGTTcttgtttctctcttttttttttttttttttcatttttcacctAAATTTAACTTAACGGTTCATAATAgagtttaatataattaaatgtttaatttatttgtttttattcagGTTTGAAAGTGGACGTTGAATGTAGtttgtatat
Above is a genomic segment from Vitis riparia cultivar Riparia Gloire de Montpellier isolate 1030 chromosome 14, EGFV_Vit.rip_1.0, whole genome shotgun sequence containing:
- the LOC117931168 gene encoding uncharacterized protein LOC117931168 isoform X5, producing MDLTPSHGAFPVMETLSLNQLINLQEVCRGQFPAGSFGCLRKVELKDCDGLKFLFSLSVARCLSRLVEIKVTRCESMVEMVSQGRKEIKEDTVNVPLFPELRHLTLKDLPKLSNFCFEENPVLSKPASTIVGPNTPPLNQPEIRDGQLLLSLGGNLRSLVLKNCMSLLKLFPLSLLQNLEELIVENCGQLEHVFDLEELNVDDGHVELLPKLGELRLIGLPKLRHICNCGSSKNHFLSSMASALVGNIIFPKLSDITLESLPNLTSFVSPGYHSLQRLHHADLDTPFPVFFDERVTESTDADGRGL
- the LOC117931168 gene encoding uncharacterized protein LOC117931168 isoform X4, whose protein sequence is MDLTPSHGAFPVMETLSLNQLINLQEVCRGQFPAGSFGCLRKVELKDCDGLKFLFSLSVARCLSRLVEIKVTRCESMVEMVSQGRKEIKEDTVNVPLFPELRHLTLKDLPKLSNFCFEENPVLSKPASTIVGPNTPPLNQPEIRDGQLLLSLGGNLRSLVLKNCMSLLKLFPLSLLQNLEELIVENCGQLEHVFDLEELNVDDGHVELLPKLGELRLIGLPKLRHICNCGSSKNHFLSSMASALVGNIIFPKLSDITLESLPNLTSFVSPGYHSLQRLHHADLDTPFPVFFDEREFLPGGTYFTVAIVGTTAGVGLS